The following coding sequences are from one Streptomyces sp. NBC_01294 window:
- a CDS encoding aldehyde dehydrogenase family protein, producing the protein MSAAGRPVLDPATGRAVTRLPDTGAPGVADAVARADAAFRGVWADTSPAGRSGLLRELGNLLREDRDELAALERQGAGKPTARALGEVDFAARVVDWFAAAARYPVGETHPSGPGMRTYTDRVPVGVCAAIAPNNYPLLLAVWKIAAALAYGNTVVVKPAPETPFSTRRFVDRAAAVLPEGVLTAVYGGAETGRVLCDHPAVGMVSFTGSTAAGREVARRCAEGLRPVSLELGGKSPVVVFRDADLDAAARAVVTGFTGNTGQMCVAGTRLIVDRAVHTEFVGRVAELAAALRVGPPQDPGTDLGPLISRAAADRAADVVEEAVAGGAKVILPPGSSGVLHDLDGGFYVNPVIVDGAPADGRAWREELFAPVLSVVPFDTDAQALALAHDTAYGLSASVWTSDADRVERFGRALRAGMVWVNTWGDTEESVSVSGLGQSGYGRELGIHAVEGYTRPRAVWVAHRPGR; encoded by the coding sequence ATGAGCGCCGCGGGCCGGCCGGTCCTCGACCCCGCCACCGGCCGGGCCGTCACCCGCCTGCCGGACACCGGTGCGCCCGGCGTCGCCGACGCCGTGGCCCGGGCGGACGCCGCGTTCCGCGGGGTCTGGGCCGACACCTCCCCGGCCGGCCGTTCCGGCCTCCTGCGCGAGCTCGGGAACCTGCTGCGCGAGGACCGCGACGAGCTCGCGGCACTGGAGCGGCAGGGCGCGGGCAAGCCCACGGCACGCGCCCTCGGAGAGGTGGACTTCGCGGCCCGGGTGGTCGACTGGTTCGCGGCGGCGGCCCGGTACCCGGTGGGGGAGACCCACCCGAGCGGCCCCGGCATGCGGACCTACACCGACCGGGTGCCGGTCGGGGTGTGCGCGGCGATCGCCCCGAACAACTACCCGCTCCTGCTGGCCGTCTGGAAGATCGCCGCGGCGCTCGCGTACGGCAACACGGTCGTCGTCAAGCCGGCGCCCGAGACACCGTTCTCCACCCGGCGATTCGTCGACCGCGCCGCCGCGGTCCTTCCCGAGGGCGTGCTCACCGCCGTGTACGGCGGCGCCGAGACCGGCCGGGTGCTGTGCGACCACCCGGCCGTCGGCATGGTCTCCTTCACCGGCTCGACGGCGGCGGGGCGCGAGGTCGCCCGACGCTGCGCGGAGGGCCTGCGGCCCGTCTCCCTGGAGCTCGGGGGCAAGAGCCCCGTCGTGGTCTTCCGCGACGCCGACCTCGACGCGGCCGCGCGGGCCGTCGTCACGGGCTTCACCGGCAACACCGGCCAGATGTGCGTGGCCGGGACGCGCCTGATCGTCGACCGGGCCGTGCACACCGAGTTCGTCGGCCGCGTGGCCGAGCTGGCCGCCGCCCTGCGGGTCGGCCCGCCGCAGGACCCGGGCACCGATCTCGGCCCGCTGATCAGCCGGGCGGCCGCCGACCGCGCGGCCGACGTGGTCGAGGAGGCGGTGGCAGGGGGCGCGAAGGTGATCCTGCCGCCCGGCAGTTCGGGGGTCCTGCACGATCTCGACGGAGGGTTCTACGTCAACCCGGTCATCGTGGACGGTGCGCCGGCCGACGGCCGCGCCTGGCGCGAGGAGCTGTTCGCCCCGGTGCTGTCCGTCGTGCCGTTCGACACCGACGCCCAGGCGCTGGCCCTCGCGCACGACACCGCGTACGGCCTGTCGGCCTCGGTCTGGACCTCGGACGCCGACCGCGTCGAGCGCTTCGGCCGGGCCCTGCGCGCCGGCATGGTGTGGGTCAACACCTGGGGCGACACCGAGGAGTCGGTCAGCGTCTCCGGTCTCGGCCAGTCCGGATACGGCCGTGAGCTGGGCATCCACGCGGTGGAGGGCTATACCAGGCCCCGCGCGGTCTGGGTGGCCCACCGGCCGGGGCGGTAG
- a CDS encoding threonine aldolase family protein, whose product MARAAFPRLDFRSDTRTVPDARMRAAMAGAEVGDDVYGDDPTVALLEETVAGLLGTEAALLTPTSTMANLLAPLAALARSGPPGTPGSPAPRLITGADTHMAFLEADGLRRFGGVELVPVEQRPDGLPDLDVLAALLAAGAGAPTVVSLENTSMMRSGNALDAAATGSVAALAHRYGAHFHLDGARLAHAAVALGVPPARLAEPADSVAFSVSKGLGAPVGALLCGTRAYVDRARELRTWLGGSLHQAGVVAAPALVALGRLPDLAADHDTAAALAAGLASVPGAVLMRPPRPTNIVMARLRGLAPDACAERLAGHGVRVLPLPNGYVRFVVHRAHDMIGVREAVGALAAVAATVPEARPATDGDLPDGDSP is encoded by the coding sequence ATGGCGCGGGCCGCTTTCCCACGGCTCGACTTCCGCAGCGACACCCGCACCGTGCCGGACGCGCGGATGCGGGCGGCGATGGCCGGCGCGGAGGTCGGCGACGACGTGTACGGCGACGATCCCACGGTCGCCCTGCTGGAGGAGACGGTCGCCGGACTGCTGGGCACCGAGGCCGCGCTGCTCACGCCCACCAGCACGATGGCGAACCTGCTCGCCCCGCTCGCCGCGCTCGCCCGGTCCGGCCCGCCGGGTACGCCGGGATCGCCCGCGCCGCGGCTGATCACCGGAGCCGACACCCACATGGCGTTCCTGGAGGCGGACGGCCTGCGCCGCTTCGGCGGGGTCGAGCTGGTGCCGGTGGAGCAGCGCCCCGACGGCCTGCCCGACCTCGACGTCCTGGCCGCGCTGCTCGCCGCCGGAGCGGGCGCGCCGACCGTGGTGTCCCTGGAGAACACGAGCATGATGCGCTCCGGCAACGCCCTGGACGCCGCGGCGACCGGCTCCGTGGCCGCGCTGGCCCACCGGTACGGCGCTCACTTCCACCTCGACGGCGCCCGGCTCGCCCACGCGGCCGTGGCGCTCGGGGTCCCTCCCGCGCGGCTGGCCGAGCCCGCGGACAGCGTCGCCTTCTCGGTCTCCAAGGGGCTCGGCGCGCCCGTCGGCGCGCTGCTGTGCGGGACGCGCGCGTACGTCGACCGCGCCCGCGAGCTGAGGACCTGGCTGGGCGGCTCCCTCCACCAGGCGGGAGTGGTCGCCGCGCCCGCACTGGTCGCGCTCGGCCGGCTGCCCGACCTGGCCGCCGACCACGACACGGCCGCCGCGCTCGCCGCCGGGCTCGCCTCGGTGCCCGGCGCCGTACTGATGCGCCCGCCGCGGCCGACCAACATCGTCATGGCGCGGCTGCGCGGACTGGCCCCGGACGCGTGCGCCGAGCGCCTCGCCGGCCACGGCGTTCGCGTCCTGCCGCTGCCGAACGGATACGTGCGCTTCGTCGTGCACCGGGCACACGACATGATCGGTGTGCGCGAGGCCGTGGGGGCGCTGGCGGCCGTGGCGGCCACGGTGCCCGAGGCCCGGCCGGCAACCGACGGAGACCTCCCGGACGGGGACTCTCCATGA
- a CDS encoding pyridoxamine 5'-phosphate oxidase family protein yields the protein MTDAPRGLEERLKDTRARLENDVDLWVATSGASGGGVHLIPLSYLWDGSAFLISTPRASVTGRNLLADGRVRLGLGPTRDVVIVDGVAEPVDVAELGQEAADAFAAKTGFDPRELADPYQYFRIRPQRTQAWREANELAGRGLMRDGVWLG from the coding sequence ATGACGGACGCACCACGTGGGCTGGAGGAGAGGCTGAAGGACACGCGCGCGAGGCTCGAGAACGACGTCGACCTCTGGGTCGCGACGTCGGGGGCCTCGGGCGGCGGAGTCCACCTCATCCCGCTCTCGTACCTCTGGGACGGGTCCGCGTTCCTCATCTCGACGCCGCGCGCCTCGGTCACCGGCCGCAACCTGCTGGCGGACGGCCGCGTGCGCCTCGGCCTCGGCCCGACCCGCGACGTCGTGATCGTCGACGGCGTCGCGGAGCCGGTGGACGTCGCCGAGCTCGGCCAGGAGGCCGCGGACGCCTTCGCGGCCAAGACCGGGTTCGACCCGCGCGAACTCGCCGATCCCTACCAGTACTTCCGGATCCGGCCGCAGCGGACGCAGGCCTGGCGGGAGGCGAACGAGCTGGCGGGACGCGGCCTCATGCGCGACGGCGTCTGGCTCGGCTGA